Below is a window of Phocoena sinus isolate mPhoSin1 chromosome 2, mPhoSin1.pri, whole genome shotgun sequence DNA.
tggctgaacTAACACACGGTCAGTACCTATTTGGTGAGTCATGCAGAGTTTGTGAATTAATTTTCcgagatagttttttttttgagattatttattttttttatttattatttttggctgtgtctggtcttagttgcggcatgcgggcttctctctagttgtggcgtgcgggtttttcactggaccaccagggaagtcccccaagatAGTTTTTAAAACAACCCAAACTTGAAAATACTTTCCAGTATCAAGTTAACAGGTAGCATTCATCATTCTTCAGCATTCAAAATCTTCCTATATGAATCTGTGAAGAGTTTaaggtgtttttctcttttaacttcttACACAGCATAAACCTAGTATATTTCATTCTCCAAAAATTATGTAATGTTTTGACTACTGGTCCTGAACTTCAAAAGGTAAAAAGCTATACATACTTTGTCCACTGGAAATTAAGCTTAAAGAGTGCACTATGATTAAAACAACTTGTTCATGTTGTGTTTCTGGCCTTTAGCCTGTGACCAAAAAATCATCACCCATTCTGGCTGAGCTCTGAGGATATGATTTGCTTTCTGTTGAActagtttctttttaaactatttacACCGTTAATTTTGTACTAACCTTAACCTACAAGtaatagatatgtgtgtgtatgtgtgcgagAAAATATAGACAGTAAAGGGGTGGCAGGATAAAGAGGGTTACTCATTCAGGATTCTACTCCATATTAACTGTTTATGGTCTAtaattatgtctttttatttcttgcaGTAGAAACCTCACTGATGCACTAATCCAAACGTGTGTAATGCCCTTTCATAGATATGGAAAGGAGGTTTCCTGCATCCAGAGTATATGTATGTCATTATGATAAATAAGTCAGCAAGCCTAACTGACCAGAAAATCAGTGTCTCAGACTACAGGAATTTTCTAATTAGAGGAACCTATAAGTCCTGATGAGAAGTCAGAAAAGCCatcacagggaattccctggtggtccagtggttaggactccacacttacTGCCCAGGGCACGGGcacaatccctggtcgaggaactaagatcccacaagccctgaagagcagccaaaaattaaaaaaaaaaaaaaagtgatcagaGATTTGCTAATTTTTCTATTGCTTGAATAGTGGAATAAACTCCAGGAACCTACTATTACCACATTAAGAACGTTTTAAAAATTTGATCATTATTCACTGTTTTCTAGCTGAATATTCttgtatcttgttttttaaaaatttttatttatttatggctgagttgggttttccttgctgcgtgcgggctttctctagttgtggcgagcgggggctactcctcttcgttgcagtacatgggcttctctttgtggtggcttctcttgttgagaagcacgggctctaggtgcgtgggcttcagtagttgtggcagatgggctcagtagttgtggctcgcgggctctagagcacaggctcagtagttgtggcgcacgggcttagctgctctgcggcatgtgggatcttcctggaccagggctcgaacccgtgtcccttgcattggcaggtggattcttaaccactgtgccaccagggaagccctatatcttgTTTTATAGTCATTTATAGGCACCAGTTAATTCCCATAATTTTGTGATAGGAGAGCATAGGACatgttttttcaaagaaaagaaaactgaggcagaaaagaatAAGTATAAAAACCCACTGGGAATTGATAACTTCTTGCATCCCAGACTGCAAAGCAAATGCTTGGGTCATGAAACCATTTTATAACTACTCAAAATTAGATGTAATATTTACAAGGTTAGACaaccaaagtttatttttattttcatttagacaTAACGCATTTCCTTATTAATATAAACTCCTGACAGTTGAGGTCATTTCTGAGAAGTTTCATATCACTGCTGGggccacgggtttgatccctggttggggaactgaggtcccacaagcctcacagtgtggcaaaaaataaacaaataaataaaaaataaaaagtttaagatgAAAACACTTCTACCAATCCCTTTTCATACTTTGTTAGATATATTTTAACAAGAGATTTCTTGCTTGAATAAATAACGTACCTGGCCTGTTCTGCctcattaagaaaatattcaaagacatTATTCATTATAATAACATCAGCATTTTGCAGAAGTGAACCTTGTGTACAGATGTCTGCATGAAGCACCTAAAAAAGAATAAGTTCACGTAAGAGAACAAAGACACCGTATCATATAATCACGTAAGAAATAGCTATTGATTCAATGATGTTGTGAGGCAATATGGGAGATTCACACTTCTTAAAATGGGAGAACAGTATATTTAATACTACTACCTATGGAAGATACTCAATACCTAATAAAAACCATAAGCttgtgaaaattttgttttagatGGAATCatttatatagttataattaCACTCTTTTCACTCCCAGTTCAGAGCTTTTTCCATTATAGCACTAGTTATTCTGGCTCCATCATCAACTGGATTTGTACATTTGGGTAGTCAGTGTCTTCCTAAATAAAATGGAGTAATACATGTCCTGATTCACAGAATCAAATGGgaccatataaaatttaaaaagtaatttataaattgtaaaatgttaatacaaatattttaactgGCCTTGTCTGACTCTTCATCTAAAATTCACTTGAAGATATTATCTAtccaagaaagcaaacaaaacaatttattgaaaaaactatATACCTCAAAAAATTAACTTCGACTATAATCAACAAGTCTTGTAGACCACAGGCAAGATAATAAGAGGAAACATGTATTTGCTCAAGAGCAAagcaaataacttttattttaaaaaggagagaaaaagtttTTTATATCATATGATTTCCTTCCAAAAAAGAACTTAGccttacaaataaataatatccaGAATGTTTAAATCTCGATTTCTAATTAAATCAATATTCTTGTTAGTTATGTGATTCTTATTATGTAAGAGCAGTGTGTTTTTGTTCATTAAATATGGGATAGTGAGAAAAATCCATGAACTTATTATTGGACAATGAATTCTCTTTGATCACTTGCCTCTCAATTTccaagatgagagagaaagagaaaaaaaaggcaaggatggaaggaggaagagaatgaaaagtttTCCTTCTATAAGAAAGGGGAAAGCTAGATCCTTAATCTTACTAAGATATGTCTTTCAATATTTGATTGCATTGAACACCAGAGATCCTTAGATACACAATACTTCTGTGCATTGCCATTAGAAGTGTAGGATCACTAGTGAAATGACAAGGATTATTGCATCAACCAAAAaacttcctttccccttttttatttttccccttacatataagaaacagaaaatttctgTCGTAGCCCAACCCAGGACATCATTCTCCCATGAACTGCTATTCTGTGGCACCCACAATTCCTATTGAAAgcttataaaaagataaaaactgtgaGCATTACTTAACCTTTTTGCTTACTTTCAACATTCAGAGTTTAATTAAATACACTTCTGACCAACATCAAGAGATTCAAAATTAGTGCTACCAAAACTATAGTTgatatgaagaaaattaagaaaaaattctactttctaataaaatttgggaggaagagaaaaatgtgagTGGAACATATTGATAATAATTCAACTTTAttatcagtgttttaaaatattaagttaacTCAATCTGTTTCTACACAACAGCAATCAAGATAGATTCAAAAAGAGTTTCCAACTCCAATGCAGAAGAAATTTGGCTAAACTATGCTATACAGTGGATaacagaataaacatttaaaaggatACCTTTATTCTGTCAGTGAACTGGTACTTTTTTATGACCATTTCCTGCAACTGGCAAAAGTCTCCATTCAATTCTACTCCATATAATTGTGATGCTGAACTGTAAAGATAACCCTGAAATATGAAGATACATTATGATACAAAAGAATTAACTTTTagttgtgggtttatttctacttgaaattttaaaagtcaaacttttttttttttaaagtctttattgaatttgttacaatattgcttctgttttatgttttggtttttggccacgaggcatgtgggatcttagctccccaactagggatcgaacccacaccccatgcactggaaggcaaagtcttaaccactggaccaccagggaagtccctaaaaatcaaacttttaaaaatagaattcaataaagtaaaaataaagataaaaaggaaagataagtaacattttataatttatgtaaaacaACTTTTAAGAACTTAGACTCTTACTCATCGAGACCTTGATTGTAGTTTATTCATTTCCGTTATTTAAAAGTaatcatattttcaaagattGATTTCTTACTTTTCCTGATAAAACTGTGCATTCAACAAAGTTGGAAATGAGGAAAGTGATCACATATAGATTCTTTGTTTAATACCCTACTTCCGTAATTTCTTGGGAATTTCAGGGGAAAGCAAGAAAGGCATTAACCTGTGGGAAATATAATGGAAACTCATGCACAGTCTGACACAAGAGGAGGGTGGCTGGGGGTGTGTCCTGCTTGGCTTTGAGAAGTCAGCCTACTGTCTGGCAATCCACTAAAGATAACTGGCCATTAGTTAACAAGCATCATCAAGAACTGactatatattattatgtatctATTTTggttataataacaaaaaataatctgGAAAGAGAGGTCAAATCATATTCTGAAGACCATTATACATCAACTAACACTTACGTGTAAACTAAGTTTATATTCATAGCTCATCATGGATTTTTAGAATATGTTCAATGGAGCATATGTAagtattcaaaaaatttttgttgaCTGAATCAGTGACGTACTATAGAGGAAAATGACAATATGTCTAACTTCATTAATGCTGCCAAATACCTGCATAGCCACAATTATTTCAGCTATATACTTttctaacaaataaaaaaattaacaagaatgGACAAAATAGGGTAAACAAGCATAATCTCTAATGTTCTCCAAACAAAGCCATCTGATAAACTGTACTTTCTATTATGGCTATTTTTCCTAATTGTAGAATAAAAGtcaacactgaaaaataaatgaaccatGAAAGAGTTAACTGTTTCTGTTTAGAGCAGGCAGTGATGCTGGGAACTGATAGGGCCTGTTTCTGGCATGAACATCTACTGCTGTTGGCCACATGTTTTAACACATCTGCTAATGACAACCAGAAACCACATTTCAGTTTTTTGATAAAaccatttaagaatatttaaaatgctcatgatttgaattttttaaaaaaagccacatTGAAGACACAGAAGTCTACATTCAAACTTTGGATCACAGAAAACTAGAGCACGATGTGTCCTGGATATCATTTAGTTTGCTCACTTACAGGTCAGGAACTTGAGGCACAGAGGTGTTCAGGGACTTGCTCATAGCCATAAGCAATTTCCCAGGTCAAGTAAATTTGTCAGTTTTATAAGAGCTCTTATCAAAACTCAGTATACTATACTATTTTAGTACAGTACAGAAAATGGAGTTAGAAGGGCAGTAAGTGAGTGGCAGAATAGCAGAGTGTTATGAGGGTCACCTGTTGCTGTTTTGCTGATATTCCTTCACTTGTGTCACAAAGTCAAACTAGTAACGGAAATCAGAGAGCGGCCTTTGAAAGTCCAAATTTGATACACTGTTTTAACCATATTATTCAGTTACTCTAATAAATAAAGCCAAGCTGTCACCTTGGATGGTGGCAGGCAAAATTGATGCTAGTAGGAGAAGAAAGTATTTCTAAATGTTGAGTATGTCTACAAGCTGGACTTTACCCCATAAAGGACGGTGCCAAGCCTGGAGCCAACGTCAACCAAGACCTTTCCCGATAGATCAGGGAGTACATGATGATATATGAACTTCAATTCCATGAGAGAGAAGGAATGAGAAATAAACCCTGGAGAATTAGAACAGAGTAAACATTAAATTCTGCTTGGGGATTAATAATTCCATTCtgtatttctaattctttcatctgtaaagtgtATTTCATGCTTTTCTTAATCAATGAAAGCCATTCAGAggttatttagaaaaaattaatgtGATAATTTTGTATTCATTCACTCTGAGCTGTATTAGACAAGAACAAATATGAAGTCTCTGACACTTAAAAGGCCTCtagagggaactccctggtggtccagtggttccactgccgggggcacgggttccatccctggtcagggaactaagatcctacaagccgcgcagcacggccaaaatcATCATcactcatcatcatcatcaaaggCCTCAAGAAAACCACTACTCAGCTGCCTGTCCCTACCCCCATGCTCCTCATTTCCTTCTTGCTGCTGCTTAGGGTGTCCTGggttttccccttcctcttctccctctgacCTGCTGTTCCCAGCAACTGCTTCCTAAGTCCCATACCATCTGGCTTTCTCACCCTATCCCAGAGCCAACCACAGGGCTTCCACCTCTTGCGGCATAGACTGTAAACTACCCAATGAATGACCATCTCTGGAGTGGAACAATGTGGCAGCCCTGAGCAACCTAGAGTGTGTTCTGGAGTGCAGGAGAGGGGTGGTATGGAAGGAGGTTAAGACACTCCTAAACTGTTATTTCCCTTAGTTTAATTGCTACAATTTCTAGTCTCCTAGCCCACCTTCGCACTCCATTATTTCTGTAATGAATCACCTGGGAGAgcctgctgcgtgcaggctttctctagttgcgtcgagcaggggctactctttgttgtggtgcacaggcttctcactgtggtggcttctcttgttgcggagcacaggctctaggcgcacgggcttcagtagttgtggcacacgggctcagtagttgtggcacacgggctcagtagttgtggcacacgggcttagctgctccacggcatgtgggatctttccggaccagggatcaaacccgtgttccctgcattggcaggcggattcttgaccactgcgccaccagggaagtcccttcttctACTGTTCTTGTCTAAGTCCTTTTCTATTCTGTGAATTTCAActatttcaaatggaaaaaagtaCTATCTAAAAATAGAATCTTAAATCAGTAAACCAGGATAGTTTAATCCCCAACTACAATACAGGTACTATATATTTGTATTAGCAAAATACTACAAATTTGGTAGCAGTTAATTTTCGAGAATAATATTATCTAAGATCAGTAATACGAGCACAATATTACTTACCCCCTCTAAGCAACACCTCTAAATCTAAGGGAGCAGGGAGATTGAAATATCATGTTTCAATTAATAGCCTAGCCAATAATATCCAGTTTGAACAAAAAGTATATTaacagaagagttaacatcttAGCAGCATGGAGTCAGTCTAGTTTCCCATTTGAAACACAGGTGCTGCATCTGAGGGACAGAGATGCAGGAGACTGTCACTAGAGTTGTTCTGGGTTATAGACCAAAGATGCTCCATGATGTCAAATCATGGCCTGAATAGACTGTCAAGATTATCTATCTCCGTCCTCTGAATCCATGCCCATCCAACAATATCTGATTACTATCTGACTTCTCAAGTAGATGTTTCTATGGGGAGAACGTTTTCAGCCCCCTTGGCAGTTATATTTCTCATTGTAAATAAATCAGCACTATGGTTAAATGTGAATCTCTTTTGAGTATATAAAGTATGAGTCAGTTTCCCTGTATTCATTCACTTCTAATTAGTTGCTGGACCTGAAAAGTCACCTCCAATTAAACATGCTCAGTGAAAAGCAGAAATATCCCCCTGGGAGAGACATGAAGTGGCCTAGCTTCCCTGGACGATGTTTCTATTTAGTTTCCCTGACTGCAATAATTGGTAATGGCTAGGCTGCAGGTTGTCCTTTTGCTTTCCAAAAACAGTGAATGCTTGGGCAAGAATCTGCatactcgggacttccctggtggcacagtggttaagaatccgcctgccaatgcaggggacatgggttcgagtcctggtccaggaagatcccacatgctgcagagcaaataagcccgggagccacaactactgagcccgcgtgccacaattactgaagcccacgcaccttgagcccgtgctccgcaacaagagaagccaccacaatgagaagcccgcacaccgcaacgaagagtagctcccgctcgccgcaactagagaaagcccacgtgcagcaacgaagacccaatgcagccaaaaataaattaaaaaattaaaaaataaaaattaaagatactaaaaaaaatctgcatactCATGACATGTAAGGAAAAGTACACACGAAGTCATCAGGTTTGCAGACTTGAGTGCCCACCTAAAGGCGCCGTCTGGTGTGAGCCGCACACCATACAGTAGTATCTGctcatttttccttcctcacaTAATGAATCAATAAAGTCTTCATCATAAAGGAATGCATCAACGTGAACTGTGGGTTCTGGCTGCTGCTGTATCTggtggagagaagaaaaacatcaaaagaaacaaagtacaAAGAAGtctctttttattgctaaataaggCAAAACATCAGTGGTTCATATGCTAAAATTCTGAGAGCAACGACAAGGCCCAGGAAGGCAAGTTTTGATTATGGAAGTCAGCAACTCTgctctgcttttgttttatttttcagacacTAGCAACTTGTTATTTGACATGTCATGATGCAAAACATGGCTATGAGAAATAGATGAAAATTTTAGATGAAAGGAGTATTTTGAGACCATCTCGTCCATCCTAAGtagtatattttacaaataaagaaagtGATACCCAGAGAGATTTCTCCCAAGAAATGACACTAGTTAGTTAAGAGCGGGAAGAACTGAAACTAATATCAGGTCTTCTGAGTCCTGCATGTCAGCGACTTACCCATCAAAATACTTAGCAAGTAATCTTTGCCCAGAAGCAAAGTTTTCAAATAATAACAATGTTAGTAAAACTACATGCTTACAAATAATAGCACTTTATTAATACTGGTGGTACATGATATAATAGCAAGCAgctacagagaaaaatatgtCTGATTCCTTCTACTTTAACACTAAATAAAGAATCAACCTATCTGCTTGGAAATCTACAAAATTATATCtacatctatacacacacacacacatatataagtatataaaatgtatgaACATATACAAGGACCAGAAGGAAACGAAGAGAAAAACGGTTTGTTGGGATGGGGGATTGTGGGTCCACCATTAACATGCAATGaatacttttttctctctttatatattgtgTTATATCATGAGACTGCTGATTGTTTTATTAATAACATCCAAACTGTATTGCaaattttgctttcagtttttatacGACCCACTATTTTCCTCCTGTAAATGACTGGATGTTTACTAAGATTTACTGAGTGCTCACAATGGGCACAGAACTACCAAAAATGTACAGGATTTAGTACCTCTGCTCGGGAATTCACATGCTGAGAAACCACATGAAGCGCTGCTACTTTCACATTAGTGGGGGAAGAAGAAATTATTATTCTTAGTTTTGCTTTAGCAAACAGTATTCATAGCATATGTATCCCATAAGAGTTGGGCTTTGAAGGTACTTGAATGAGGGGGTTGTCtggagaagaaaagtgagaattctaggaataaaggaataaaagaagcaaaaattgTGTAACGCAAAAGTAGGAGAAGGAAACAAAGGGGTGAACTTCACCCTTGATAAAAGCCAAGGAAATGgaacagggaaaagaaaaccaGGACAATGATGTAGGCAGGGACAGATTAATGTCGTGCCttgattttgggggtgggggtgggggtggggggttgagtGCTTGGCAAACAGGACACCctcaaaaaatatctgttgaatgaatggtaCTAGGGAGCCAGAAGGTTACAGACTCAAAAGAATTGGGGACATGATTGAAGCACCAAACGAAAAAGCAGAATTCAGGACTGATTAGACTGGAAAGGCTAATGGGGTTAGGGGAGAATAGGAGAATCCTCAAGTAGCACTAAGAGTAAATTAATTTAACATATTTACTTTTTGGAGGGCTAGATGTTCTGAGGAAAGCATGGTTTCGAGAGGTAAGCAATTCCGAAGGTCTTCTGCTATGTTTTTCAACATAACGTCATTATTGTCTTGAATGAATTCATCAAAAtctcctgcaaaaaaaaaaacacaaaaaaaacagatATAGCTTTTATGGATGTACTCATACCTAGACTAAGTGATTACAATGGGTGGATATTTTCCATCAGATAGCATCaatttataacaataaataaGCTTTCTAACcaatgaaatatttcaattttaacaaatgttccATTGAAAACactgagtttttcctttttccaaactgcttgaaaatataaaacttgacTATTTCAGCCTGTTATAGAACAATAAAGGCATATAAAAAATATGTAGTACttttactactttatttttacttaaggaAAGTACTGCTGTTAGTTTTTAGGGTCTTCAACTTACCAGTAAGTAGTCAAATATTCCTTTTGTGACCATACAGACCTTACAAGTTTAGGAGGCATCACACAGGGATTACTAAGAATATAACTTTAATCTGAGCATCTCCGCCTCCAATAAAATGTACTCAAGACTTTGGATAACAAGAACTAACAGATGGCACCAACTATAGAATAAACTTTATAAGAATCATGTTGCTCCACTGCATTTGAACAGCAGATAAAATGATCATTAAAACAGCACATTTCTGATGGCTGTGGCCTACCTTTGGATAATCTGGCAAAAAGGGAAGTGTGCGTGCATGCCGATGTATATAGCAATTAAGATGGAGAAGGTAAGAGACTGACAGTGAATCTAGGTGAGGGTATAAAAGTGGTGTtccttgttctgtttttttcaccttatctgtgtgtttataaatttttttaaattggctcTACAAAAGTATGATTTCTAAGCAGCTCATATAATTTTAACTAGAATGTGACTTATCTGGAagtaaaatattctaaaagttAGCTACAGCCTCAATGCCAAATATAGACTGGAAAGGACta
It encodes the following:
- the LOC116748481 gene encoding uncharacterized protein LOC116748481; translated protein: MEFHSARQAVLQLLRTVAPADLPALLQWMRTTRDFDEFIQDNNDVMLKNIAEDLRNCLPLETMLSSEHLALQKIQQQPEPTVHVDAFLYDEDFIDSLCEEGKMSRYYCMVCGSHQTAPLGFISHSFSLMELKFIYHHVLPDLSGKVLVDVGSRLGTVLYGGYLYSSASQLYGVELNGDFCQLQEMVIKKYQFTDRIKVLHADICTQGSLLQNADVIIMNNVFEYFLNEAEQARAWEYISHNVRKRGSLLVTVPSLEDSLSSLKVNIQLSPWVEEVPLNYDVYPEKDIDKEALEQIHLYKIL